The nucleotide sequence TGTGGCAGGTCGAGATTTTCGTGGCCGCGGCCGAGGAATCCTCCATCTCTGCCGCCGCCCGCAGGTTGGGCGCGTCCAATTCCGCCGTGTCGCAGCAATTGTCCAACCTCGAAAGCGCGCTTGGTGCGCGGCTCTTGGAACGCGGCGAGCGCCCGATGCCGCTGACCGCTGCGGGTGAGATGTTTCTCAAACGCGCGCAGGCCATTTTGAACGAGGCCGCGCAGGCCACGGCAGAGCTGACCGTGCGCGACATGTCGTCCCGCGTCCGGCTGCGTCTTGGCATGATCGAGGATTTTGATGCGGATGTGACGCCCGCGCTGCTGATGAAGCTGTCGGAAACCATGCCCAAGGCGCGGTTCCTGCTGGAAACCGGGGCCAGCCACCGGCTGCTCGACAAGCTCGAAACGCGCGGGTTGGATCTGACCGTGACGGCGGAGCCCACGGACCTGTCCTCGGCGCTGGAAGTGCACCCTCTGTTGCAGGACCCATACGTCGTTGTGGCGCCCAAACGGATGATCCGTGATCAGGCCAAGATGCTGGATGTTTTGCGCGCCAAGCCTTTGATACAATATACCTCCCGCCACGTGATGGGCCGCCAGATTGCGGCGCATCTGACGCGGCAAAACCTGGTGTTGTCGCATCGGTTCGAGCTCGACAGCTACCATTCCATCATGGCGATGGTGGCGCGGGGCGAGGGCTGGACCATCCTGACGCCCCTGGGTGTCATGCGCGCCAAACGCTTCATGGACCGGGTCGAAACCTTCCCGCTGCCCTTCGCGCCTTTGTCGCGCCAAATCTCATTGATTGCGCGTCGCGATGACGAGCAGGACATGCCAGCCACTTTGGCCGCAACCATCCGGCCGTTGATCTCGGAGGAGATCGTCGCGTTTTGCCAAGGCCGGATGCCGTGGCTGGGCGATCAGATGAAAGTGCTCGGGTAGAAAAACTTTTGCAAAAAGTTTTTTCCAAGAATTTTCGACGAAAATTCTTGCACCTTTGCCCGCGTCAGCCAGCGGCTGCGCGGTTTCGGTGCTATCTCGGACGGTGAAGGAAGAAAGGTGGCGCCACCCTGATCGACATGAGGGGTCGCGGTTCCCGCCGGGGTTTTGGCCCCGACCGGCCTTGCCTGTCTCCGGAGGGTGCAAGGCAGCCCAAACGAACTGCCGCTGTCCCGTTCTGTCTTTGCGAGGTTTGTTAGGCCCCGCTGGATCCGAGCGCGGGTTTAGCGCGTTGGAATGAGCGGATGGTTAACCATGCGGGCGCAGCGCCTGTGTTTAGCGCAACGCTTTTGCATATTTTTGCCAAGATGAAACCTGTGGGGTTTAGCCCTTTACCATCATTGCGGCGTCCAGCAGCGCGCCTGTCACAAAATCCAGCTCGTCGCGGGTCAGCCTCACAGGCAGGCGCACGTCGCAGGCATTGGCCAGCATGGCGCGGGTTTTGGGCAGCTCGGGCATCTCACCTTCAATGAATTGCCAATTCCAGAACGCGCGCGCGTTGTCGGTGCTGAGGCCGAAGACCTGCACGCCCACGCCGTTTTCCTTGGCGAACATCTGGAAGGCGCGGGCCTCGGCCTCGGTGAAATCTGTCAGGTTGAATTGGATCGAATCCGGCGCGCGCGTCTCGCGCGGCAGGGGGGGTGGCACATCGAAATGCGGGCTGTTGTTGAGCTGCGCGGCAACATAGTCGTGGTTCTGCAGCCCGTCGCGCACGCGGCGGGGCAATTCCGCCAATTGTGGCCGGATCACGCAGGCGCTGAGGTTTTGCATGCGCAGGTTGTAGAGCGGCAATTGGTTTTGCCACGCCTCGGCCCGCTCGCCCACGATGTCGTGCTTTTTCCAATTGTGCTCATATGCGCCCGACATGATCACCGCGCGGGCCACCAGATCGGCGTCATCGGTCACCAGAATGCCGCCTTCGCCCGCGTTGATCATCTTGTAGGACTGGAAAGAGAAGCAGCCGACACGCCCCAGAGTGCCAATTTTCTTGCCATCCCAGAGTGTGCCCAACGAATGCGCCGCGTCCTCGATCACCGGTAGGTCATGCGCTTCTGCCAGCTCAAGAATGGCGTCCATGTCAGAGGTATGTCCGCGCATATGGCTGATCAGCACGGCGTCGGCATCCGCTATTTTTGCCTTCAGATCGGCGATGTCGATGCGGTAATTGTCGCCGACCTCGACCAGGACCGGCTGCATCTCGGCATGAACCACCGCCGAGGGCACGGCGGCGAAGGTGAAGGCGGGGATCAGCACTTTCGCCCCCTTGGGAAGGCCCAACGCCTTCAGCGACAGAAACAGCGCCGCCGAGCAGGAGGACACAGCGAGCGCGTATTTCGTCCCCATCATCGCGGCAAATTCGCGTTCCAGCAGGGCCACCGGCGCGTCTTCGGGCGCGGTGTAGCGAAACAGGTCGCCAGAGCGCAGCAGGGTCTCAATCGCGGCTTTGGCCGCGGCGGGGATGGGTTCGGCTTCGTGGAGGTCGGGGGCGGCGCTCTGGAAATCTCGCATCGGTTTACCTTTTCCGAAATCTAGTTTCGGAATTTCAGTAACACAGTTTTTGAGTCGCGCCTAGACTCCAATCCGGTCCCGCAACGCGTACCAGCTCATCGCCAAGGCCAGCAGCGGGCTGCGGAACGTGCCCCCGCCGGGAAAGCGCGGGGTCGGCAGGCTTTCCAGCAGCACCAGCCCGTCGGACTGGCCTTTGACGGCCTGCGCCATCAGCTTGCCCGCCATGCCCGCCAAGGCCAAGCCGCTGCCCGAATAGCCCGAGGCCGTTAGGACGTTGGGGGCGACACGGGCCACATAGGGCAGGCGGGACCTGGTGATGGCCAACGTGCCGCCCCAGGCGTAGTCGATCTGAATGCCCATGAGCTGGGGGAAGACCTGTTCCATGGGCCTGCGCACCACGGCGGCGATGTCGCGCGGGAAGCGGTAGCCATAGCTCTCGCCGCCGCCGAAGAGCAGCCGGTTATCCTCGGATTTGCGGTAGTAATTCACCACGAAGCGGCTGTCATAGGCGCAATGATTGTCTTTCAGGATAGTATCCGCCAAATCGCCCAATGGCGCGGTCGCGGCGATGAAATTGTTGATCGGCATGACCCGGGCCCGGGTCTGATGCGTCAACGCGGTGCCGTAGCCGTTGGCCGCCACAATGACGTGGCCCGCGCTGACCTGACCTTGATCGGTGCGCACCACGGCCGGGTCGCCATGGGTGATGGTATGAACGCGCGACGTCTCGAAAATGTGCACACCGGCCGCCACGCAGGCGCGCGCCAGCCCCAACGCGTAGCGCAGCGGGTGCAGGTGACCGGCCCCCATATTCTGCGCGCCGCCCGCATAGGCAGGACTGCCGGTCAGCGCCGTGATCTCATCCGCGTCCAGCATCTTGTGATCGGCGCTGCCGTAGCGGTCCTGCAGATGGGCGATGTCGGCCTTGGTATGGTCTACCTCCGCCGCGAAACGGTAGGCATGGATCAAACCGGGGGTGTAGCCCGCATCCGGCGCATGCTGCGCGGCCAAATCGCGGGTCAGGCGCGCCGCCTCTTGCGCCAGATCATAGAGCTTTCGGGCATCGTGCAAACCATGCGTCTTTTCAAGCGCTTGCTGGCTGACATTGAAATCGGTTCCGACTTGGCCGCCATTGCGGCCAGACGCGCCAAAGCCCACGCGTTGGGCGTCCAGCAGCACCACCTTCAACCCGGCCTCAGCCGCGTGCAGCGCGGCCGAAAGCCCGGTATATCCGCCACCGACAACACAGAGGTCCGCCTTGGTCTGCCCCCGCAACGGCGCGAACGGATCCAGCGGCCGGGCCGTCGCCGCGTACCAGCTGGCGGGGTACGCACCCCGGCGGTCATTGGCGTCGAGCAGGTTCATTCCGCGGCAAGCTGCCAGGTCTTGATCCGGCCGCCGGCGGGGGTGGTCTCTGTTGCCTCCGACCAGTAGCTGCCCGTCATTTCGATCCAAAGACCATCCTGCGCGCGCAGGGTCTTGAAGGCGGCGTCATAGGCCGCGCGGGTGTCGTAGCGCAGGGTGACCTGGGTCACGGGCCGGCCTGCGTCGAGCAGCCCGGCGAAGTAGCGCGGCAGGGCGGTCTTGCCGTCATGGGCGCAGAACCAGCAGGTCAAACTGCGGCTGACCCAGCCGCCATGGCCAAAATGAGCAAGGGTGGACACCTGACTGAGACCCTGGCCCAGCGTGACGACGGAGGC is from uncultured Litoreibacter sp. and encodes:
- a CDS encoding FAD-binding oxidoreductase — its product is MNLLDANDRRGAYPASWYAATARPLDPFAPLRGQTKADLCVVGGGYTGLSAALHAAEAGLKVVLLDAQRVGFGASGRNGGQVGTDFNVSQQALEKTHGLHDARKLYDLAQEAARLTRDLAAQHAPDAGYTPGLIHAYRFAAEVDHTKADIAHLQDRYGSADHKMLDADEITALTGSPAYAGGAQNMGAGHLHPLRYALGLARACVAAGVHIFETSRVHTITHGDPAVVRTDQGQVSAGHVIVAANGYGTALTHQTRARVMPINNFIAATAPLGDLADTILKDNHCAYDSRFVVNYYRKSEDNRLLFGGGESYGYRFPRDIAAVVRRPMEQVFPQLMGIQIDYAWGGTLAITRSRLPYVARVAPNVLTASGYSGSGLALAGMAGKLMAQAVKGQSDGLVLLESLPTPRFPGGGTFRSPLLALAMSWYALRDRIGV
- a CDS encoding LysR family transcriptional regulator, with translation MVDTPGKITLWQVEIFVAAAEESSISAAARRLGASNSAVSQQLSNLESALGARLLERGERPMPLTAAGEMFLKRAQAILNEAAQATAELTVRDMSSRVRLRLGMIEDFDADVTPALLMKLSETMPKARFLLETGASHRLLDKLETRGLDLTVTAEPTDLSSALEVHPLLQDPYVVVAPKRMIRDQAKMLDVLRAKPLIQYTSRHVMGRQIAAHLTRQNLVLSHRFELDSYHSIMAMVARGEGWTILTPLGVMRAKRFMDRVETFPLPFAPLSRQISLIARRDDEQDMPATLAATIRPLISEEIVAFCQGRMPWLGDQMKVLG
- a CDS encoding aminotransferase class I/II-fold pyridoxal phosphate-dependent enzyme, translating into MRDFQSAAPDLHEAEPIPAAAKAAIETLLRSGDLFRYTAPEDAPVALLEREFAAMMGTKYALAVSSCSAALFLSLKALGLPKGAKVLIPAFTFAAVPSAVVHAEMQPVLVEVGDNYRIDIADLKAKIADADAVLISHMRGHTSDMDAILELAEAHDLPVIEDAAHSLGTLWDGKKIGTLGRVGCFSFQSYKMINAGEGGILVTDDADLVARAVIMSGAYEHNWKKHDIVGERAEAWQNQLPLYNLRMQNLSACVIRPQLAELPRRVRDGLQNHDYVAAQLNNSPHFDVPPPLPRETRAPDSIQFNLTDFTEAEARAFQMFAKENGVGVQVFGLSTDNARAFWNWQFIEGEMPELPKTRAMLANACDVRLPVRLTRDELDFVTGALLDAAMMVKG